A window from Vanessa cardui chromosome 21, ilVanCard2.1, whole genome shotgun sequence encodes these proteins:
- the LOC124538780 gene encoding thioredoxin domain-containing protein 12-like isoform X1 translates to MVAGILTKALLSLVFNKVHCAYEGRDNGLGKNYVWAGSLESGLQIASHHKKPVMVIIHKSWCSACKNFKPKFANSTEIQTLSKHFVMVNLLDEEEPKNHKFSPDGSYIPRILFMSPRGSVDHDIYNEEGSSQHKYFYSRPEQIAKSMRKVLDKYKFERFDV, encoded by the exons atggtTGCCGGTATTTTAACGAAAGCTTTACTTTCATTGGTTTTCAATAAAGTTCATTGTGCATACGAAGGTAGAGACAATGGGTTAGGAAAAAATTATGTATGGGCAGGATCTCTGGAGTCCGGCCTACAAATAGCAAGCCACCACAAGAAGCCAGTTATGGTCATAATTCATAAATCATGGTGTTCAGCTTGCAAGAACTTTAAGCCAAAGTTCGCGAACTCTACTGAGATCCAAACATTGAGCAAACACTTCGTAATGGTGAACCTATTGGATGAAGAGGAgccaaaaaatcataaattttcacCTGATGGCTCTTATATACCTCG AATACTCTTCATGTCCCCGAGGGGTTCGGTCGACCATGACATTTACAACGAAGAGGGGAGCAGCCAACACAAATACTTCTACAGTCGACCGGAACAAATCGCCAAATCAATGAGAAAAGTCCTCGACAAATATAAGTTCGAACGATTTGATGTATGA
- the LOC124538780 gene encoding thioredoxin domain-containing protein 12-like isoform X2 gives MVAGILTKALLSLVFNKVHCAYEGRDNGLGKNYVWAGSLESGLQIASHHKKPVMVIIHKSWCSACKNFKPKFANSTEIQTLSKHFVMVNLLDEEEPKNHKFSPDGSYIPRILFMSPRGSVDHDIYNEEGSSQHKYFYSRPEQIAKSMRKVLDKYKFERFD, from the exons atggtTGCCGGTATTTTAACGAAAGCTTTACTTTCATTGGTTTTCAATAAAGTTCATTGTGCATACGAAGGTAGAGACAATGGGTTAGGAAAAAATTATGTATGGGCAGGATCTCTGGAGTCCGGCCTACAAATAGCAAGCCACCACAAGAAGCCAGTTATGGTCATAATTCATAAATCATGGTGTTCAGCTTGCAAGAACTTTAAGCCAAAGTTCGCGAACTCTACTGAGATCCAAACATTGAGCAAACACTTCGTAATGGTGAACCTATTGGATGAAGAGGAgccaaaaaatcataaattttcacCTGATGGCTCTTATATACCTCG AATACTCTTCATGTCCCCGAGGGGTTCGGTCGACCATGACATTTACAACGAAGAGGGGAGCAGCCAACACAAATACTTCTACAGTCGACCGGAACAAATCGCCAAATCAATGAGAAAAGTCCTCGACAAATATAAGTTCGAACGATTTGAT taA
- the LOC124538780 gene encoding thioredoxin domain-containing protein 12-like isoform X3, giving the protein MVAGILTKALLSLVFNKVHCAYEGRDNGLGKNYVWAGSLESGLQIASHHKKPVMVIIHKSWCSACKNFKPKFANSTEIQTLSKHFVMVNLLDEEEPKNHKFSPDGSYIPRILFMSPRGSVDHDIYNEEGSSQHKYFYSRPEQIAKSMRKVLDKYNKQ; this is encoded by the exons atggtTGCCGGTATTTTAACGAAAGCTTTACTTTCATTGGTTTTCAATAAAGTTCATTGTGCATACGAAGGTAGAGACAATGGGTTAGGAAAAAATTATGTATGGGCAGGATCTCTGGAGTCCGGCCTACAAATAGCAAGCCACCACAAGAAGCCAGTTATGGTCATAATTCATAAATCATGGTGTTCAGCTTGCAAGAACTTTAAGCCAAAGTTCGCGAACTCTACTGAGATCCAAACATTGAGCAAACACTTCGTAATGGTGAACCTATTGGATGAAGAGGAgccaaaaaatcataaattttcacCTGATGGCTCTTATATACCTCG AATACTCTTCATGTCCCCGAGGGGTTCGGTCGACCATGACATTTACAACGAAGAGGGGAGCAGCCAACACAAATACTTCTACAGTCGACCGGAACAAATCGCCAAATCAATGAGAAAAGTCCTCGACAAATATAA taAACAGTGA